The proteins below come from a single Armatimonadota bacterium genomic window:
- a CDS encoding transposase encodes MEIELGQRVDWNEPGHAHELTLSCFKRLQLIRHDEVRRIMLDVLGEVRQEFDVQVWAYVLMPEHVRLLLKPIQDSYSIERIRSSFKQKSAFRALTWLRQHNPSTLQELRVVEKARVRARFWQEGKGYDRNLWSSKAIYSSIAYIHGNPVARGLCERPDDWSWSSYRFYECLPP; translated from the coding sequence GTGGAAATCGAGCTTGGCCAGAGGGTGGACTGGAACGAACCTGGACATGCTCACGAGCTCACCCTATCCTGCTTCAAGAGGCTTCAACTGATCCGGCATGACGAAGTCCGAAGGATCATGCTCGACGTGCTGGGTGAGGTGAGGCAGGAGTTCGACGTTCAGGTCTGGGCTTATGTGCTGATGCCCGAGCACGTGCGTCTCCTGCTAAAGCCCATTCAGGACTCCTACTCGATCGAGAGAATCCGTTCGAGCTTCAAGCAGAAGTCTGCCTTCCGGGCCCTCACCTGGCTTCGACAGCATAACCCATCCACGCTGCAAGAGCTACGAGTCGTGGAGAAAGCCAGGGTTAGGGCCCGGTTCTGGCAGGAGGGCAAGGGCTACGACCGGAATCTGTGGAGTTCGAAGGCTATCTACTCCAGCATCGCCTACATCCATGGTAACCCTGTCGCCAGAGGGCTCTGTGAGAGGCCGGACGACTGGTCTTGGTCTTCCTACCGATTCTACGAGTGCCTCCCTCCGTGA
- a CDS encoding transposase, whose protein sequence is MRRFLAGPISEMKLAVYRQLYNEQRPHSSLGYLPPAVAAAHLADFGRATPSLRPQSAVSISTEDYF, encoded by the coding sequence GTGAGGCGATTCCTGGCCGGGCCGATTTCCGAAATGAAGCTAGCCGTGTACCGCCAGCTCTACAACGAGCAAAGGCCGCATTCGTCGCTTGGCTACCTGCCTCCGGCGGTGGCCGCCGCGCATCTTGCAGACTTCGGTCGGGCTACGCCCTCCCTTCGTCCGCAATCCGCCGTGTCAATATCAACGGAGGACTATTTCTAA
- the rpoB gene encoding DNA-directed RNA polymerase subunit beta, whose translation MRVIQPTSKRIGRFLEVPNLIELQLNSYKWFLEEGLPELFTTFSPIWDFTQTNYIELDSFSLGEPKYSISECRDRDMTFEAPIKAIVRFGGRDREVIESEVYLGDLPLMTDQGTFIINGRERVIVSQLSRSPGLYFEEGVDSSMQMVISARVIPNEGPWLEIDSDAHNVVRTQISQTKKLPLTQLIKALGAFEKGRVRVGLPLPNAIHRRLAEPLADPDTGEVLLDVGTFLTQAVIDGLPEELRTAKVVCDTPVGSNDDLVLVFGREVKLEKPTAADITGKRVPADFSGPDGKLLLKRLQRIEPETAKLIESFELDTMTVLSLPDVVEATLDQDPTSNWKEAVLDIYKRLRPGEAANEEAARQLIYGLFFDVKRYDLGKVGRRFLNNRLGVDIPLDRRCLTSEDLCGILLKMETYVKREAERDDIDDLKNKRVRSIGELLQSQLRLGFVRMEKVARERMTSTDQENLLPGIILSVKPVSAAIKSFFSSNQLSTFMDQTNPLSELTNKRRLSSLGPGGLQRTSAKLEVRDVHRSHYGRICPIETPEGPNIGLISQLTAHARVDEFGFIMTPYRRVVKGVVTEEIVYLTAQEDEGMLIAPADTRTDENKKILATTLQVRCAGAEYSGASYPIVPLERVGLMDVSPVQIVSVATALIPFLENDDANRALMGANMQRQAVPCLRAERPYVCTGYERTAAVDSGAAVVAHQSGIVEMVTALEIRIRRVTGELDKYPLIHMLQSNKSTCFTQRPVVELGQHVLAGDPLADGPCTDQSELALGKNVLVAFVPWGGYNYEDAIIISERLVKDDVFTSIHIERHETEAVDTKLGPEEITRDIPNVGEEALKDLDENGIVRVGAEVRPEDILVGKVAPKGQVEMTAEERLIIAIFGKKAEETRDVSLRLPHGEKGTVVDVKVFSRYKYQCNGCGHVYKESKKRDRLFCDRCDESLNQLPGDELPAGTNMTVQVYIAQKRKLMVGDKMAGRHGNKGVISRVVPEEDMPFLMDGSPVDIILNPLGVPSRMNIGQILETHLGYVGKLLGLRYRCPAFEGASEQEVLVEMDRLAQTMRHEVLANYVNRELRLGVQFQKDDAIDTMFERIQAQLHTLDEEGLERVSRILSGPAVKSVEELLAVDPEEFVSEDAEFIGEEGEEAPAPKAPGKPHKAGKEVYATIRDRIEHNAFRRAGIDPASCKSLLRDGMTGDVMPNPITVGIIYMLKLEHLAEEKIHARSIGPYSLVTQQPLGGKAQFGGQRFGEMEVWALEAYGAAYTLQELLTIKSDDVMGRVKAYESIVKGESIQEPGIPESFKILVNELRSLCLKVTVEDKANKELPLKDLDELGSGEDVRLARSVGFFN comes from the coding sequence ATGAGAGTTATTCAGCCAACTTCGAAGAGAATCGGCCGATTCCTCGAGGTTCCGAATCTAATTGAACTTCAACTTAACAGCTACAAGTGGTTTCTCGAAGAAGGACTGCCTGAACTCTTCACAACGTTCAGCCCAATCTGGGACTTCACACAAACCAATTATATCGAACTCGATAGCTTTTCTCTAGGGGAGCCGAAATATTCGATCAGCGAATGTCGCGACCGCGACATGACCTTCGAGGCGCCGATCAAAGCGATTGTGCGCTTTGGGGGCCGCGACAGGGAAGTGATCGAGTCCGAGGTTTACCTTGGCGATCTGCCTTTGATGACGGACCAGGGCACGTTCATCATCAATGGCCGCGAGCGCGTCATCGTTTCGCAGCTTTCCCGATCTCCGGGCCTTTATTTCGAAGAGGGCGTGGACAGCTCGATGCAGATGGTCATCAGCGCCCGCGTCATTCCGAACGAGGGCCCTTGGCTCGAGATCGATTCGGACGCGCACAACGTCGTCCGAACTCAGATCAGCCAGACCAAGAAGCTCCCGCTCACCCAGCTTATCAAGGCACTTGGCGCCTTCGAGAAAGGCCGCGTCCGCGTGGGGCTCCCCCTGCCGAACGCGATCCACCGCCGACTCGCCGAGCCTTTGGCCGATCCGGATACCGGCGAAGTGCTGCTTGACGTGGGGACTTTCCTTACCCAAGCCGTCATTGATGGCCTCCCTGAAGAACTGCGCACCGCCAAGGTGGTTTGCGACACGCCTGTGGGCTCGAACGACGACCTCGTGCTCGTATTTGGCCGAGAGGTCAAGCTCGAAAAGCCGACGGCCGCAGACATCACCGGCAAGCGTGTGCCGGCAGATTTCTCGGGCCCGGACGGCAAGCTGTTGCTCAAGCGACTTCAGCGCATCGAACCCGAAACCGCGAAGCTGATCGAGTCTTTCGAACTCGATACGATGACCGTTCTTTCGCTGCCGGACGTGGTGGAAGCCACGCTCGACCAGGACCCCACCTCCAACTGGAAGGAAGCCGTTCTTGACATCTACAAGCGGCTCCGCCCCGGTGAAGCCGCAAACGAGGAAGCTGCCCGGCAGCTCATCTACGGCCTCTTCTTCGATGTCAAGCGCTACGACCTGGGCAAGGTCGGCCGGCGGTTCCTCAATAACCGGCTCGGCGTGGACATCCCGCTCGACCGTCGCTGCCTGACCTCCGAAGACCTCTGCGGAATCCTTCTCAAGATGGAAACGTACGTCAAGCGCGAGGCAGAAAGGGACGACATCGACGACCTGAAGAACAAGCGCGTGCGCTCCATCGGAGAGCTGCTGCAGAGCCAGCTTCGCCTTGGGTTCGTGCGCATGGAAAAGGTCGCCCGAGAGCGTATGACCTCGACCGACCAGGAGAACCTCCTTCCCGGAATCATCCTTTCGGTCAAGCCGGTCAGCGCCGCCATCAAGAGCTTCTTCAGCAGCAACCAGCTCAGCACGTTCATGGACCAGACGAACCCGCTCAGCGAGCTGACGAACAAGCGTCGTTTGTCCTCGCTCGGACCGGGTGGTCTCCAGCGAACCAGCGCCAAGCTGGAAGTTCGCGACGTCCACCGTTCGCACTACGGTCGCATCTGCCCGATTGAAACGCCAGAAGGACCGAACATCGGCCTGATCTCGCAGCTTACGGCGCATGCCCGCGTCGATGAGTTCGGGTTCATCATGACCCCCTACCGCCGCGTGGTGAAGGGCGTCGTAACCGAGGAGATCGTGTACCTGACGGCTCAGGAAGACGAGGGCATGCTGATCGCCCCGGCAGACACCCGCACGGACGAGAACAAGAAGATCCTGGCAACAACGCTTCAGGTTCGATGCGCCGGCGCGGAGTATTCGGGCGCCAGCTACCCGATCGTTCCTCTGGAGCGAGTCGGCTTGATGGACGTATCTCCGGTGCAGATCGTCTCAGTGGCGACGGCGCTCATCCCGTTCCTTGAGAACGACGACGCGAACCGTGCTCTGATGGGCGCGAACATGCAGCGTCAGGCGGTCCCCTGTCTTCGAGCCGAGCGGCCCTATGTCTGCACGGGCTATGAGCGCACGGCGGCCGTGGACTCGGGCGCAGCGGTTGTGGCGCACCAGTCGGGAATCGTCGAGATGGTGACCGCGCTCGAGATCAGGATTCGCCGGGTGACCGGAGAACTGGACAAGTATCCGCTGATCCACATGCTCCAGTCGAACAAGTCGACCTGCTTTACGCAGCGTCCCGTTGTGGAGCTTGGCCAGCACGTGCTCGCCGGCGACCCGCTTGCGGACGGTCCTTGCACGGACCAATCCGAGCTTGCGCTTGGAAAGAACGTGCTCGTTGCCTTCGTGCCGTGGGGCGGCTACAACTATGAAGACGCGATCATCATCAGCGAGAGGCTGGTGAAGGACGACGTGTTCACCTCGATCCACATCGAGCGCCACGAGACTGAGGCGGTCGACACCAAGCTTGGACCGGAAGAAATCACCCGCGACATCCCGAACGTCGGCGAAGAGGCCCTGAAGGACCTCGACGAGAACGGCATCGTGCGCGTCGGCGCGGAGGTTCGGCCGGAGGACATCCTGGTCGGAAAGGTCGCGCCCAAGGGCCAGGTCGAGATGACCGCCGAAGAGCGGCTGATCATCGCGATCTTCGGCAAAAAGGCCGAAGAGACCCGCGACGTATCGCTCAGGCTGCCGCACGGTGAAAAGGGAACGGTTGTGGACGTAAAGGTCTTCAGCCGCTACAAGTACCAGTGCAACGGATGTGGCCACGTTTACAAGGAATCCAAAAAGCGCGATCGGCTTTTCTGCGATCGCTGCGATGAGTCTCTGAACCAGCTTCCCGGCGACGAGCTGCCGGCCGGCACGAACATGACCGTCCAGGTCTACATCGCCCAGAAGCGCAAGCTGATGGTCGGCGACAAGATGGCGGGACGCCACGGCAACAAGGGCGTCATCTCGCGGGTGGTGCCGGAAGAGGATATGCCGTTCCTGATGGACGGCTCGCCGGTGGACATCATCTTGAACCCGCTCGGCGTTCCGAGCCGAATGAACATCGGCCAGATTCTGGAGACGCACCTCGGCTATGTCGGCAAGCTGCTCGGCCTGCGCTATCGCTGCCCGGCGTTCGAGGGCGCTTCGGAGCAGGAAGTTCTCGTCGAGATGGATCGCCTGGCGCAGACGATGCGCCATGAAGTGCTGGCCAACTACGTGAATCGCGAACTGAGGCTCGGCGTACAGTTCCAGAAGGACGACGCCATCGACACGATGTTCGAGCGGATTCAGGCTCAGCTCCACACGCTTGACGAAGAAGGCTTGGAGCGCGTCTCGCGCATCCTGTCCGGTCCTGCGGTCAAGAGCGTCGAAGAACTGCTTGCCGTGGACCCCGAGGAGTTCGTCTCCGAGGATGCCGAGTTCATCGGCGAGGAAGGTGAAGAGGCCCCCGCGCCCAAGGCTCCGGGCAAGCCGCACAAGGCGGGCAAGGAAGTGTATGCCACGATCCGCGACAGGATCGAGCACAACGCGTTCCGGCGCGCCGGCATCGACCCCGCCTCCTGTAAGTCGCTGCTTCGCGACGGAATGACGGGAGACGTGATGCCGAACCCGATTACGGTGGGCATCATCTATATGCTCAAGCTGGAGCACCTTGCGGAAGAGAAGATCCACGCCAGGAGCATCGGCCCATACTCGCTCGTCACCCAGCAGCCGCTCGGTGGAAAGGCGCAGTTCGGCGGCCAGCGCTTCGGAGAAATGGAGGTGTGGGCGCTGGAGGCTTATGGCGCTGCGTACACGCTCCAGGAGCTTCTGACCATCAAGTCGGACGACGTGATGGGCCGCGTGAAGGCTTACGAGAGCATCGTCAAGGGCGAAAGCATCCAGGAGCCCGGCATTCCGGAGTCCTTCAAGATTCTGGTGAACGAGCTTCGGTCGTTGTGCCTCAAGGTCACGGTCGAGGACAAGGCGAACAAGGAGCTACCGCTCAAGGATCTGGATGAGCTGGGCAGCGGGGAAGACGTCCGCCTCGCCCGCAGTGTCGGGTTCTTCAACTGA
- a CDS encoding transposase — MSRGKRYTEDQIIKVLQEIEAGASIASVARSHGITEQTLYRWRERYGGGLPPESEDAERVVLPSLGKNHEEVEIQRRGLPSEKESVKMGLFTDSPGGGNVPGLALSVEPSDLTD, encoded by the coding sequence ATGAGCAGAGGAAAGAGGTACACGGAGGACCAGATCATCAAGGTTCTCCAGGAGATCGAGGCGGGCGCCAGCATCGCCAGCGTGGCCCGCTCCCACGGGATCACAGAGCAGACGCTGTACCGCTGGCGGGAGCGCTACGGAGGTGGTCTGCCCCCCGAATCTGAAGACGCTGAAAGAGTAGTCCTCCCGTCCCTTGGGAAGAACCATGAAGAAGTCGAAATTCAGCGACGAGGTCTGCCCTCAGAAAAGGAGTCCGTGAAAATGGGGCTGTTCACGGACAGCCCCGGGGGTGGGAACGTACCTGGTTTAGCCTTATCAGTTGAGCCTTCCGACTTAACTGATTGA
- a CDS encoding glycosyltransferase family 2 protein, which yields MASPRVSIIVPSYNHARYIPACVQGVLAQTFQDWELIVVDDGSTDGSVDLWRSFDDPRIQVHVNERNLGTYPTENRAVELSQGDLIAVLNDDDIWEPGKLEKQFALLDQHPDVTYCYTLGWFADEEGNLDQTQDPHKDWPTAELQDVLPNLLEENNILASSVMFRREHAYFEPTLKYCGDWYALLQGAARGPVCCAPERLSHWRIHEGAAHFKKRGVYLEDLRIREAIFEHTDLWLSGGRDRATIQMHMGRHGLHLAALYALFGLKAKAVRAAWTAVRHDRDRRAALRRFAACLLPLPLARKKLWPEFPEGLPTAEVLAQAPVRFRGDVTEGAADNVGHPSPSSQAH from the coding sequence ATGGCCAGCCCAAGAGTCTCCATCATCGTTCCCAGCTACAACCACGCACGCTATATCCCCGCGTGCGTGCAAGGGGTTCTGGCGCAGACCTTTCAGGACTGGGAGCTGATCGTCGTCGACGATGGCAGCACCGATGGCAGCGTGGACCTGTGGCGATCGTTCGACGATCCGCGCATCCAGGTTCACGTGAACGAGCGCAACCTGGGCACCTATCCCACCGAGAACCGCGCGGTCGAGCTCTCGCAGGGAGACCTGATCGCCGTGCTCAACGACGACGACATCTGGGAGCCGGGCAAGCTGGAGAAACAGTTCGCGCTCCTCGACCAGCACCCGGATGTCACCTATTGTTACACGCTCGGCTGGTTCGCCGATGAGGAAGGGAACCTGGACCAGACCCAGGACCCCCACAAGGACTGGCCAACCGCGGAGCTTCAGGACGTGCTGCCGAATCTGCTGGAGGAGAACAACATCCTCGCTTCGAGCGTGATGTTTCGCCGGGAGCATGCCTACTTCGAGCCGACTCTCAAGTACTGCGGCGACTGGTACGCCCTGCTTCAAGGGGCGGCGCGAGGGCCGGTCTGCTGCGCTCCCGAACGCCTGAGCCACTGGCGTATCCACGAGGGCGCAGCGCACTTCAAGAAGCGCGGCGTCTATCTGGAGGATCTGCGCATTCGCGAGGCGATCTTCGAGCACACGGACCTGTGGCTGTCAGGCGGCAGGGATCGCGCGACGATCCAAATGCACATGGGCCGCCACGGCCTGCACCTCGCGGCGCTTTACGCACTCTTTGGTCTAAAAGCGAAAGCGGTTCGGGCCGCCTGGACGGCGGTCCGCCACGATCGCGACCGCCGGGCGGCACTTCGCCGGTTCGCGGCGTGCCTGCTGCCGCTTCCTCTGGCACGAAAGAAGCTGTGGCCGGAGTTTCCCGAGGGGCTGCCGACGGCGGAGGTGCTCGCCCAGGCGCCGGTGCGGTTCAGGGGCGACGTCACGGAGGGAGCCGCTGACAACGTCGGTCACCCCTCACCCAGTTCGCAAGCTCACTGA